The following proteins are co-located in the Candidatus Methanogranum gryphiswaldense genome:
- the argF gene encoding ornithine carbamoyltransferase: MAKRDLISVLDMKEDWPDLVDLSIKLKAERGRHGAPLEGKTLAMMFEKPSTRTRISFDVAITELGGHALYIDVSKMQMGHGETVEDTAKVMSRFVHGIMYRAYDYKMMDKVGENSTVPVISGLDNLEHPCQALADMVTIKEKKGSFRGKKLVYLGDGNNVCNSLLYASAIMGLDMIACCPATRMPNAEIMLNASRIADSNGSKIIASHDPLEACKDADVLYTDTWVSMGDDTPVEKAVKLFHMYQINSDLLAIAKPDCIVMHCLPAHRGQEITADVMDGPQSVVFDQAENRLHAQKAVLYTLLR, from the coding sequence ATGGCGAAAAGAGACCTTATTTCAGTACTCGATATGAAGGAAGATTGGCCAGATCTAGTAGATCTATCTATCAAACTCAAAGCAGAGCGCGGTAGACATGGTGCCCCTTTGGAGGGGAAGACACTTGCGATGATGTTCGAGAAACCGAGTACCAGGACAAGGATCTCCTTCGATGTGGCCATAACGGAATTGGGGGGACATGCACTTTACATCGATGTCTCCAAGATGCAGATGGGTCACGGCGAGACCGTTGAGGATACGGCAAAAGTCATGAGCCGTTTTGTTCACGGTATCATGTATCGTGCGTATGACTACAAGATGATGGACAAGGTTGGAGAGAATTCAACGGTCCCTGTGATAAGCGGATTGGACAATCTCGAGCACCCTTGTCAGGCACTTGCCGACATGGTTACCATAAAAGAGAAGAAAGGATCATTCCGCGGAAAGAAACTGGTGTACTTGGGAGATGGGAACAATGTGTGCAATTCCCTGCTGTATGCATCCGCTATAATGGGACTTGATATGATAGCGTGCTGTCCGGCTACAAGGATGCCAAATGCAGAGATCATGCTCAATGCATCACGTATCGCTGATTCCAACGGAAGCAAGATCATCGCATCCCACGATCCATTGGAGGCCTGTAAAGATGCAGATGTTCTTTACACCGATACATGGGTATCTATGGGCGATGATACACCTGTTGAGAAGGCAGTTAAACTGTTCCATATGTATCAGATAAATAGCGATCTGTTGGCAATAGCAAAACCGGATTGCATAGTCATGCACTGCCTGCCAGCTCATAGAGGACAGGAGATAACTGCAGATGTTATGGACGGCCCTCAGAGCGTAGTGTTCGATCAGGCGGAGAACAGGCTACACGCTCAGAAGGCGGTGCTTTACACATTACTCAGATGA
- a CDS encoding VOC family protein, whose amino-acid sequence MPLGDPGGGSFAYTIEGLPQNIFVAVVPVKDPEKSLSFYRDLLGMEETYRSDNEIGVMRDGARLILRRSDRAGVDTGIYIGVSNPFDLHRRLIDEGVVFVEDPKREPWGVSTSFKDDDGNIIRAIEMNADIRA is encoded by the coding sequence ATGCCATTAGGAGATCCTGGGGGAGGAAGTTTCGCATACACCATAGAGGGTCTGCCACAAAACATATTTGTCGCGGTGGTTCCTGTCAAAGATCCCGAAAAGAGTCTTTCTTTCTACAGAGATCTTCTGGGTATGGAGGAGACCTATCGTTCCGATAATGAGATCGGAGTGATGAGGGATGGCGCGAGACTCATACTCCGTAGGTCGGACAGAGCAGGTGTGGATACGGGGATATACATAGGGGTCAGCAACCCTTTCGACCTTCATAGACGGTTGATAGACGAGGGAGTAGTATTCGTCGAGGACCCGAAGAGGGAACCATGGGGAGTCAGCACATCCTTCAAGGATGATGACGGCAATATCATCAGGGCAATAGAGATGAATGCGGACATTCGTGCATAA
- a CDS encoding flavodoxin family protein — protein sequence MKVIALNGSPRLVGNTSNIINDILDEIEKEGIEVEQIQLYAHEIEACNDCRSCEMRGDSRCIIEDGLNEIVDQLRKADGIILASPCYYGACSGQMKIFLERVGLPLEMGDMGLKRKVGAAVVVNAHDGGSLAYMQMVNWMLRNEMVVVGGNPSPILTALNSPQYIDDRMGMKGVMSMAHEMAWLILRINGLNLDD from the coding sequence ATGAAGGTCATAGCCCTTAATGGCAGCCCGCGCTTGGTCGGCAACACCAGCAACATCATCAACGACATCCTCGATGAGATCGAAAAAGAGGGAATAGAGGTAGAGCAGATACAGCTCTATGCACATGAGATCGAAGCTTGCAATGATTGCAGATCCTGTGAAATGAGAGGCGACAGCCGCTGTATAATTGAGGACGGCCTGAATGAGATCGTTGATCAGTTGCGCAAAGCCGACGGCATAATACTTGCGTCTCCCTGTTATTATGGTGCATGTTCCGGGCAGATGAAAATATTCTTGGAGAGGGTAGGATTGCCTCTCGAGATGGGTGATATGGGCCTGAAGAGGAAAGTGGGTGCGGCAGTGGTCGTCAATGCACATGATGGCGGATCATTGGCGTACATGCAGATGGTGAACTGGATGCTTCGCAATGAGATGGTCGTGGTAGGAGGAAATCCATCACCAATCCTAACAGCGTTGAATTCTCCTCAATATATCGATGACAGGATGGGCATGAAAGGGGTCATGAGCATGGCGCACGAGATGGCATGGTTGATCCTTCGCATCAATGGGCTGAATCTCGATGATTAA
- a CDS encoding Mrp/NBP35 family ATP-binding protein, producing MSKPMLSGEDIEEQTKLSDSLSRIKHVIIVMSGKGGVGKSTVSSNLAMTLSVAGYQTGIMDMDITGPNLPKMFHVEDEKLTVENQKLIPITIPPSLKIMSMAFLLPDKDSAVMWRGPVKMSAVKQFIEDVNWGDLDYLVIDMPPGTGDEALSIVQLIPKADGIVIVTTPQDVALLDSRKSVTFATQTKIPIIGLIENMSGFVCPHCGEITDIFKSGGGEATAKDMNIQFLGRVPIEPAIVLSGDSGMPIVISNPESESAKAFNKIANKIIETVEQK from the coding sequence ATGTCGAAACCAATGCTTAGCGGAGAGGACATAGAAGAACAGACAAAACTCAGTGACAGTCTTTCCAGGATCAAACATGTAATTATCGTAATGAGCGGAAAAGGCGGTGTAGGGAAAAGCACTGTCTCATCCAATTTGGCAATGACGCTTTCAGTGGCAGGTTACCAGACCGGAATAATGGATATGGATATCACAGGACCCAATCTTCCGAAGATGTTCCATGTGGAAGATGAAAAGCTTACGGTAGAGAACCAAAAACTCATCCCGATAACAATTCCACCATCACTCAAGATCATGTCGATGGCGTTTTTGCTTCCTGATAAGGATTCAGCGGTCATGTGGAGAGGACCGGTAAAGATGAGTGCTGTCAAACAATTCATCGAAGACGTGAATTGGGGAGATCTGGATTACCTCGTGATCGACATGCCTCCTGGAACTGGTGACGAAGCCTTGTCGATCGTACAGCTCATCCCCAAAGCAGACGGTATTGTCATAGTTACAACACCTCAGGATGTCGCATTGCTTGACAGCAGGAAATCAGTTACTTTCGCTACACAGACTAAGATCCCGATAATAGGACTCATCGAGAATATGAGTGGCTTTGTATGTCCTCATTGCGGGGAGATCACGGATATCTTCAAGTCTGGCGGAGGGGAAGCCACCGCCAAAGACATGAACATACAGTTCCTTGGACGCGTCCCGATTGAACCTGCCATCGTACTGTCTGGAGATTCCGGAATGCCTATTGTGATATCTAATCCAGAATCAGAATCCGCAAAAGCATTCAATAAGATAGCGAACAAGATCATTGAAACGGTAGAACAAAAATGA
- a CDS encoding RtcB family protein — translation MTWNGRLNKIDDNRWEIPADYFPGMRTNAIIYANESMIEHIRSDNAPQQAANVACLPGIVGSSMAMPDIHWGYGFPIGGVAAVNADSGSISPGGIGFDINCGVRLIKTDLTVEDLDGKINLLVDELYKNVPSGLGSKGLTRIGNKEMDDILLNGSEWAVENGYGWEKDLDVTEERGHMTDADSSVVSDKARKRGLPQLGSLGSGNHFLELDVVDNVFDERTAKIFGLKKGTVTITVHCGSRGCGHQIATDYLQDMEQYIRKNSVDLPDRQLACAPLDSKLGDDYYKAMCCGANYAWANRQMITHWARESFENVLGDSAENMGMDVVYDVAHNIAKKERHSVEQHNEDVLVHRKGSTRAFAPGRKEITMKYRDAGQPVIIPGDMRVGTYVLVGRQGAMKDTFGSTCHGAGRQMSRKTAIESMDLKTIREDLAANNIYLRNGSDEGLLEEAPGAYKDVDEVIKVVCDAGLTGKVAKLTPIGVVKG, via the coding sequence ATGACGTGGAACGGCAGACTCAACAAGATAGATGATAACAGATGGGAAATCCCTGCGGACTATTTTCCTGGGATGAGGACCAACGCCATCATTTATGCCAATGAATCTATGATCGAACACATCCGCAGTGATAATGCTCCTCAACAAGCTGCCAATGTCGCATGCCTTCCAGGAATAGTCGGTAGCTCGATGGCCATGCCAGATATCCATTGGGGATATGGATTCCCGATCGGAGGCGTGGCGGCTGTCAATGCAGATAGCGGCTCCATATCTCCTGGCGGCATAGGCTTCGATATAAACTGTGGCGTACGCCTCATCAAAACAGATCTCACTGTAGAGGACCTTGACGGTAAGATCAACCTCTTGGTTGACGAACTTTACAAGAACGTCCCATCTGGATTGGGTTCGAAAGGACTTACCAGGATAGGGAACAAAGAAATGGATGATATTCTACTCAACGGTTCAGAATGGGCCGTAGAGAACGGATACGGGTGGGAAAAGGACCTGGATGTCACAGAAGAAAGAGGTCACATGACAGATGCGGACTCCTCTGTGGTAAGTGATAAGGCCCGCAAAAGAGGTTTACCTCAATTGGGTTCGTTGGGTTCTGGAAACCACTTCTTGGAATTGGATGTCGTCGACAATGTATTCGATGAACGGACCGCTAAGATATTTGGACTCAAAAAAGGAACGGTCACCATAACAGTGCATTGCGGGTCCAGAGGATGCGGACATCAGATAGCCACCGATTACCTGCAGGACATGGAACAGTACATAAGAAAGAATTCCGTGGACCTGCCTGACAGACAACTTGCATGTGCACCGTTGGATTCCAAGCTCGGTGACGACTACTATAAAGCGATGTGTTGCGGAGCCAACTATGCCTGGGCAAACAGACAGATGATAACGCACTGGGCGAGGGAATCATTCGAGAATGTACTGGGTGACTCAGCCGAGAACATGGGAATGGATGTTGTATACGATGTCGCACACAACATAGCGAAAAAAGAACGCCATTCTGTCGAACAGCACAACGAAGATGTTCTCGTTCATAGAAAAGGCTCCACTCGCGCCTTCGCACCGGGAAGAAAAGAGATCACAATGAAATATCGTGATGCAGGACAGCCTGTCATTATTCCAGGGGACATGCGCGTAGGCACATACGTGCTTGTCGGAAGACAGGGCGCCATGAAAGATACCTTCGGATCCACATGTCATGGGGCAGGAAGACAGATGTCCCGTAAGACAGCGATCGAAAGCATGGACCTCAAAACGATCAGAGAGGATCTGGCCGCTAACAACATCTACCTCAGGAACGGATCTGACGAGGGACTTCTTGAAGAAGCTCCCGGAGCATACAAGGACGTCGATGAAGTGATAAAGGTCGTATGTGACGCTGGGCTCACGGGCAAAGTGGCAAAATTGACACCTATCGGGGTCGTCAAAGGCTGA
- a CDS encoding MtaA/CmuA family methyltransferase has product MTPRDRVIAAMNKEKLDRPPVAIFTQSATLGQMDKVGAAWPEAHKNAELMAKLAAAQADVFGFEAVRASFCLTAEAERLGCKVQVDKKDAAPMLKAHPFKFDPMMGEYDDPTTIMSPEEFIKAGRVKIVQDAVGILKKTHGKNYAIVAGNTGPFTLAGHLVSTENLVFGMMMAPEEVDKWVDAVTPIVKAYTQALLDAGADIVQCSEPSASTDMLAPDMFEEAAGKAVKHSLAECSGMTVLHICGDTYPILDQMAGTGVTGLSIEEKVDPFKAMEKVAGSIAMVGNVGSVRPLFQGTPEEVKKASIHSAEAGFNVISSGCGIAVGTPDANMQAMVDAIKHFHR; this is encoded by the coding sequence ATGACTCCAAGAGACAGAGTAATCGCAGCAATGAATAAGGAAAAGCTCGACAGGCCACCAGTGGCCATTTTCACCCAGTCCGCAACACTCGGACAGATGGATAAAGTCGGAGCAGCATGGCCAGAAGCTCACAAGAATGCAGAGCTTATGGCAAAACTCGCGGCAGCACAGGCTGACGTCTTTGGATTTGAGGCAGTAAGGGCATCCTTCTGTCTTACCGCAGAGGCGGAGAGGCTCGGATGTAAGGTCCAGGTCGACAAGAAAGACGCAGCACCTATGCTCAAAGCACACCCATTCAAATTCGACCCTATGATGGGCGAGTATGATGACCCCACCACAATAATGTCCCCTGAGGAATTTATTAAGGCGGGAAGGGTCAAGATCGTTCAGGACGCAGTGGGAATCTTGAAAAAGACCCACGGAAAGAACTATGCAATCGTAGCAGGAAACACAGGACCATTCACACTTGCAGGACACCTTGTCAGCACCGAGAACCTCGTTTTCGGAATGATGATGGCACCTGAAGAGGTTGATAAATGGGTCGATGCGGTCACACCAATTGTGAAAGCATACACTCAGGCACTTTTGGACGCTGGAGCAGACATTGTTCAGTGTTCTGAGCCTTCCGCATCCACAGATATGCTCGCACCCGACATGTTCGAGGAAGCAGCAGGAAAGGCAGTCAAACACAGCCTCGCAGAGTGCAGTGGTATGACAGTCCTCCACATCTGCGGAGACACATACCCGATCCTTGACCAGATGGCTGGAACAGGTGTCACCGGACTCTCAATCGAAGAGAAAGTTGACCCATTCAAGGCAATGGAGAAGGTCGCTGGTTCGATCGCAATGGTTGGAAACGTCGGATCCGTCAGGCCTCTCTTCCAGGGAACACCTGAAGAGGTCAAGAAGGCATCGATCCACTCTGCTGAGGCAGGATTCAATGTCATCTCTTCCGGTTGCGGTATCGCAGTCGGTACACCTGATGCCAACATGCAGGCAATGGTCGACGCAATCAAACACTTCCACAGATGA
- a CDS encoding DUF169 domain-containing protein: protein MLMSRILQTNAEYAEKLKTILGLRYEPVAVKLIEANESYPSCCKVPSEQMSHCQAVFRAKNGECLNMPLDKQSCHVGASALNMIATPDKVASGEFHAGMGIHDSAAAAAKMISDRILPKECVGEVVCPLSKADFIPDVVILVDIAERVYWIVPLLTAEKGGRATFSTSPFQCACEDVTSVPIVTGSANVSLGCFGCRKKTDMKADELACGIPYSAIPGYVEHLGKYGSGVMTKAKRD, encoded by the coding sequence ATGCTCATGTCACGGATCTTGCAGACCAATGCAGAATACGCAGAAAAATTGAAAACAATCTTGGGCCTTAGATATGAGCCCGTTGCTGTTAAACTGATAGAGGCCAATGAATCATATCCAAGTTGCTGTAAGGTTCCCTCGGAACAGATGAGCCATTGTCAGGCTGTTTTCAGAGCTAAGAATGGAGAGTGTTTGAACATGCCTCTTGACAAACAGTCATGTCATGTCGGAGCATCTGCTTTGAATATGATAGCTACGCCTGATAAAGTGGCATCTGGTGAATTCCATGCAGGTATGGGAATTCATGATTCAGCGGCTGCAGCGGCAAAAATGATATCTGACCGTATTCTTCCTAAAGAATGTGTAGGGGAAGTTGTATGTCCTCTTTCAAAGGCAGATTTCATACCAGATGTTGTTATATTGGTCGATATTGCGGAGAGAGTATATTGGATCGTTCCTCTACTGACTGCTGAGAAGGGCGGACGTGCAACATTTAGCACATCTCCTTTCCAGTGTGCGTGTGAGGATGTCACGTCTGTACCCATTGTGACAGGTAGTGCAAATGTGTCCTTGGGATGTTTTGGATGTAGGAAGAAAACAGATATGAAAGCGGATGAACTTGCATGTGGAATTCCGTATTCTGCGATCCCGGGCTATGTAGAGCACCTTGGGAAATACGGTTCTGGTGTTATGACGAAGGCGAAACGCGATTGA
- a CDS encoding cell division protein SepF yields the protein MKAKEVEDKEKVFVDLSSYPVKTKVSTDAHVKMVEVTSYSDLKVLVDMTYRGNVVVMDFSRFADGDAQKKEMVKDFLKVASDINGAFMEASDRIMILSGNGMPIDRTRLSHRS from the coding sequence ATGAAGGCAAAAGAGGTGGAGGATAAGGAGAAGGTCTTCGTGGACCTTAGCAGTTATCCAGTGAAGACGAAGGTCTCAACGGATGCCCATGTAAAGATGGTAGAGGTGACATCGTACAGTGATCTCAAGGTACTTGTGGATATGACCTACAGAGGCAATGTCGTCGTTATGGATTTCTCTCGTTTTGCGGATGGCGATGCACAGAAGAAAGAGATGGTAAAGGATTTTTTAAAGGTGGCATCGGATATAAACGGTGCCTTCATGGAGGCTTCTGATAGGATAATGATCCTAAGCGGCAATGGAATGCCGATAGACAGGACCCGCTTATCACATAGGAGCTGA
- a CDS encoding metallophosphoesterase, which yields MDSIEILPGVRITNDRCLILDDDGPTAVLGDLHLGYEKAMEEEGMYLPRMNTDSIRMNLNRILSKYEPKRVVLLGDIKHDFRRSKYEARQEVATILNLVSEAAETVVVKGNHDNFLQNMLSGMGMLAVEYVDIAGFRLEHGHVDTGKRPVIIGHEHPSVRIPGSMTGGMKIQCFVHARKDGVIVLPPFSPFSSGNDISLDPGCLMADALKKSDLPSAEIYGISDVGLMPLGTLKEVMELEL from the coding sequence ATGGATTCCATAGAGATACTTCCGGGGGTCAGGATCACAAATGACAGATGTTTGATCCTGGATGATGACGGTCCTACGGCCGTTTTGGGAGATCTTCATTTGGGATATGAGAAGGCAATGGAAGAAGAGGGTATGTATCTCCCAAGGATGAATACGGATTCAATAAGAATGAATCTCAACAGGATCCTTTCTAAGTACGAGCCCAAGCGCGTGGTTCTTTTAGGGGATATTAAACATGATTTCCGTCGTTCCAAATATGAGGCGAGGCAAGAGGTCGCGACAATATTGAATCTTGTTTCCGAGGCAGCCGAGACGGTGGTTGTTAAAGGCAATCATGATAATTTCTTGCAGAACATGCTTTCAGGAATGGGTATGCTAGCCGTTGAGTATGTCGATATAGCTGGGTTCAGGTTAGAACACGGGCATGTAGATACTGGAAAGAGACCAGTCATAATAGGTCATGAGCATCCCTCTGTTAGGATACCAGGTAGTATGACTGGCGGCATGAAGATACAGTGTTTTGTTCATGCAAGGAAAGATGGAGTAATCGTGTTGCCTCCATTTAGTCCATTTTCATCAGGTAATGATATTTCATTGGATCCAGGATGTTTAATGGCCGATGCTCTAAAAAAATCCGATTTGCCCAGTGCCGAGATATATGGAATTTCTGATGTTGGATTGATGCCTTTAGGGACTCTCAAAGAGGTCATGGAATTGGAATTATGA
- a CDS encoding glyoxalase, with the protein MQEENKNLTTFKLPLLAVNDVELSKKFYCELFCQEVVLDLGINVTFSGGFAIQEKFEKLLNVPKNDIIFGSNDMELYFETDDIDCFVKKMESYEKINLVHPLKTHEWGQRVIRLYDPDKHIIEVGENISAVAARIFSECGSIEETARLMDSPINIVKKWIESSTILRT; encoded by the coding sequence ATGCAAGAAGAGAACAAAAACTTGACGACATTCAAACTTCCTCTGTTAGCAGTAAATGATGTGGAACTATCAAAAAAATTCTATTGCGAACTGTTCTGCCAGGAGGTCGTTTTAGATCTTGGTATCAATGTTACTTTCAGTGGTGGTTTCGCCATACAGGAAAAATTTGAAAAATTGTTGAATGTACCCAAGAACGACATTATTTTCGGATCCAATGATATGGAACTATATTTCGAAACAGATGATATCGACTGCTTTGTAAAAAAGATGGAATCCTATGAAAAAATAAATCTCGTACACCCACTAAAAACACATGAATGGGGACAGAGAGTCATCAGACTGTACGATCCTGATAAACACATAATTGAGGTCGGCGAAAATATATCCGCGGTGGCAGCGCGTATATTCTCTGAATGCGGATCGATCGAAGAAACTGCCAGATTAATGGATTCGCCGATAAATATTGTCAAAAAATGGATCGAATCCTCAACAATCCTAAGAACGTGA
- a CDS encoding RNA-binding protein gives MADIMIRKRKRMRTKEIKVFSKELEETLHVPVFTEDDPVDMAESSDYNLLFVGNDIIGIVYEDKPFLTVRGVMKYRPEKKFVTIDMGAVPFIINGADCMGPGIVDADESIQPGDFVWMRDVKNLVPLATGISGRSGEELKARKSGKAVRSLNYVGDKLWKTGE, from the coding sequence ATGGCAGACATAATGATCCGTAAAAGGAAGAGGATGAGAACAAAGGAGATCAAGGTATTTTCCAAAGAACTTGAGGAAACATTACATGTTCCTGTATTCACCGAGGATGATCCGGTAGATATGGCTGAAAGTTCAGATTACAATCTTCTCTTCGTCGGAAATGATATTATTGGAATTGTATACGAAGATAAGCCCTTTTTGACCGTAAGAGGGGTCATGAAATACAGGCCAGAGAAAAAATTCGTAACAATCGATATGGGTGCAGTGCCATTCATAATAAACGGCGCTGACTGCATGGGCCCCGGAATAGTGGATGCCGATGAGTCTATCCAACCTGGCGATTTCGTATGGATGAGGGATGTGAAGAATCTGGTTCCGTTGGCCACCGGAATATCTGGGCGTTCAGGCGAGGAATTAAAGGCCAGAAAAAGTGGTAAGGCCGTAAGGTCATTGAATTATGTTGGCGATAAGCTTTGGAAGACCGGGGAATGA
- a CDS encoding DHH family phosphoesterase, translated as MTLERLGIPHSVRFEKKITEETISHVNNSTSDIIWISDLGSGYLSDFKRPNIIITDHHVPDPKFRKEQTFIDHFMEIYHLNPHTYGVDGSYEICGAGMTYLLSRTIDQNNRDLAYLGIIGAVGDFQDNKECRLVSYNRIILKDAIDNGDVIIDKDLRFFGRESRPLVQFLQYSNDPHIPGISDNREECSKFYSDMGINLKKGSDWRMWNDLSPEEKQKATDALLSKVNNPEIKSRLYGEVYVLPKYGPYIGLRDSKEYSTILNSCGRYDDAETGMRICKGDMSALEDAERNRNDHRRNISIALTYIRENHLLRERRFIQYFDSGSEIRETVVGIVAGMLLNSGDAKRELPIIAFADSDDGVKVSARTTHALTDRGLDLSFVMKKASEMVGGYGGGHNIAAGATIPENKKEDFLNIVEDLVSAQII; from the coding sequence ATCACGCTTGAACGCCTAGGTATTCCCCATTCAGTGAGATTTGAAAAAAAGATCACCGAGGAGACCATATCGCATGTCAACAACAGCACATCCGATATAATTTGGATATCTGACCTGGGAAGCGGATATCTATCCGATTTCAAAAGACCTAATATCATAATAACCGATCATCATGTTCCTGATCCAAAATTCAGAAAAGAACAAACATTCATTGATCATTTCATGGAGATCTACCACCTGAATCCCCATACATACGGAGTGGATGGCTCATACGAGATATGTGGTGCAGGCATGACATATCTTCTTTCGCGTACGATCGACCAGAATAACAGGGACCTAGCGTATCTTGGCATCATAGGCGCGGTGGGTGACTTCCAAGATAATAAAGAATGCAGACTTGTAAGTTATAACCGCATAATCCTAAAAGATGCAATTGACAATGGAGATGTCATTATTGATAAGGACCTCAGATTCTTCGGCAGAGAAAGTCGTCCTCTGGTTCAATTCTTACAGTACAGTAACGATCCCCATATTCCCGGAATATCAGATAACCGTGAAGAGTGCTCCAAATTCTACTCAGATATGGGGATAAATCTCAAAAAAGGTTCAGACTGGAGAATGTGGAACGACCTTTCACCTGAAGAAAAACAAAAAGCGACCGATGCTTTGCTATCAAAAGTGAACAACCCGGAAATAAAATCACGTCTTTATGGAGAAGTGTATGTCCTGCCCAAATATGGCCCCTACATCGGACTAAGGGATTCAAAGGAATACTCCACCATCCTGAACTCATGCGGAAGATACGATGATGCAGAAACAGGAATGAGGATATGCAAAGGAGATATGTCAGCACTTGAGGATGCTGAAAGGAATCGTAACGATCATAGGCGCAATATCTCCATTGCACTCACTTACATAAGGGAGAACCATCTTTTAAGAGAGCGGAGATTCATCCAGTATTTTGATTCTGGATCAGAGATACGTGAGACCGTGGTTGGTATTGTTGCCGGCATGTTACTCAATTCGGGAGACGCCAAACGCGAACTTCCTATCATAGCCTTCGCAGATTCGGATGATGGTGTCAAAGTCTCAGCAAGAACGACCCATGCATTAACAGACAGAGGATTGGACCTGTCCTTCGTCATGAAAAAAGCATCGGAGATGGTCGGAGGCTATGGCGGCGGACATAATATTGCCGCCGGCGCAACCATCCCCGAGAACAAGAAAGAAGATTTCCTGAATATAGTTGAAGACCTGGTTTCCGCTCAGATCATCTGA
- a CDS encoding HD domain-containing protein yields the protein MQRLRNVKQLDMGYMVFPGANHTRFEHCLGVYHLAGRMADSLCLSEDDKRTVMAAGLLHDVGHPPFSHTLEELIFNSTGLDHMDMARKLIMGEIRTYRERDEDLFGGKCSIAEVLKDSGIDPKKVCDLIAYAASQSSGEFVDKRSYFPSGDYVHQIIHGPIDADQMDYLMRDAHYTGVTWGAIDIERVLSTIRVHNDRIVMERGGIVAAEGLMVARSLMYSAVYYHMTVRILKMMLIKAVECSNLNIDEIHTWDDADLVNASISDGGKASYITRSVISRKLYKSALTIYSEDTDEETAAMLAQYSSYRSKKELEMEIADKAGVDITEVIVDMPSRSTMLSEVKIGKTDVTILDPNGKVRSITKFSPIAKGLQARDPFGWKLMVATPNDLTEKVEKATRKVLSL from the coding sequence ATGCAAAGACTTCGTAATGTGAAGCAACTTGACATGGGATACATGGTATTCCCAGGTGCTAACCATACAAGGTTCGAACATTGTCTCGGAGTGTATCATCTGGCTGGTCGCATGGCAGATTCTTTGTGTCTGTCAGAGGATGATAAGCGTACAGTGATGGCAGCGGGGCTTCTGCACGATGTTGGTCATCCTCCATTCTCGCATACCTTGGAGGAGTTGATCTTCAATAGTACAGGGCTGGACCACATGGATATGGCAAGAAAGCTCATAATGGGGGAGATAAGGACATATCGTGAGAGAGACGAGGACCTGTTCGGCGGTAAATGTTCTATTGCCGAGGTGCTTAAGGATTCAGGGATAGATCCCAAGAAGGTCTGTGACCTCATCGCATATGCTGCATCTCAATCCAGTGGTGAGTTTGTCGATAAAAGGTCATATTTCCCTTCAGGTGATTATGTGCATCAAATCATCCATGGGCCGATCGATGCAGATCAAATGGATTATCTCATGAGGGACGCCCATTATACTGGTGTTACGTGGGGGGCCATAGATATTGAACGTGTGCTAAGCACGATTAGGGTCCACAATGATAGGATAGTTATGGAAAGAGGCGGGATAGTTGCTGCTGAGGGGTTGATGGTGGCCCGTTCTTTGATGTATTCTGCCGTTTACTACCACATGACTGTGAGAATACTCAAAATGATGCTTATAAAAGCCGTTGAATGTTCTAATCTGAATATCGACGAGATCCATACTTGGGATGATGCCGATCTAGTAAATGCATCGATATCCGACGGTGGAAAGGCATCGTATATTACGCGTTCGGTGATCTCACGTAAACTTTACAAATCGGCACTTACAATTTACAGTGAGGATACAGACGAGGAGACCGCGGCCATGTTGGCTCAGTATTCCTCATATCGTTCCAAGAAGGAGCTGGAGATGGAGATCGCGGACAAAGCGGGAGTCGACATCACAGAGGTCATAGTCGACATGCCTTCCAGATCCACGATGTTGTCGGAGGTTAAGATCGGTAAGACCGATGTCACAATATTGGATCCGAATGGAAAGGTAAGGTCGATAACCAAATTCTCACCAATAGCAAAAGGCCTTCAGGCAAGAGATCCTTTCGGATGGAAACTGATGGTAGCTACACCGAACGATCTGACTGAGAAGGTGGAGAAGGCGACCCGTAAGGTCCTCAGCCTTTGA